Sequence from the Ostrea edulis chromosome 8, xbOstEdul1.1, whole genome shotgun sequence genome:
cagtaggtgtggcacaataaaaattccttcctgctcaatggccataagtggcgagcataaattttgcagcccttcaccggcagtggtgacatctccatatgagtgaaatattctcgagagggacgttaaacaatattcaatcaatctaataaAGTTCCGACATAAATAAATGTTTCGGAAATACTACAGTGCAAACATTGCCGATTAAATGTTCAAATTGTTCCCATTACTCTGATTAGTATTTTAAAgtatttcatatttatactttgttcaataaaatatttgtgtGAATAAATAGATTTTACACATTATTAAGTTAACTGAAACACAATTTACCCGCGTTTACATGGTGACTTACTGTGAATGTCTCTTTCTCTCCAGTGTCCAGATTTTCAAACACTGCCTCCTTTTTGTCAGATTTAACCTCTATCAGGTTCCTCTTGTAGTTTACTTTAATGTTTCTGAAAGGGAAAACAGTTGCTAAGTAGTGCAACTATCACGCCCCTAAATCTGACTGAATTTCAttgacatatacatgtgtaggtATAAGTTTAACTGAATTTCATTGACATATAGGTATAAATCTGACtgaatttcattgatatatagatataaatctAACTATTTCCATGACACATAAATTTAACTGAATTTCATTGACATATGAATTTAACTAAATTTCATtgataaattgatatattaaatttaactgaatttcattgatatatagATCTGacaaatttcattgatatatagatataaatttaactgaatttcattgatatatagatatttcaGCAACATTCATTTCCTAGAGATCTCCTAATAGGAACAAAAGGTTACACACATACTTGGCATTGTACAAATGACTATTTTACTTACAGAGTTGAAGTCATGTTCATAAACACACGAAGTCCAGAACAGTGTACTAGATAATTTTGTAacaagaaggaaatgtaatggaccagactgggattaaATCCCATGCCCCTTgcatctctagtcaggtgctctaccaactgagctatctgacaCCAATAATCAAACACATCTGACGGCTTTATTCCTCTTCCCTATCATCAGCCTTTACATCTCAAAGATCTTTATCCTCCAACAGgtagtgatttttctacattttttacaagggtcctgtggctttcgaattgggaaaaattgtcgacatttcagtcaaattgggaaaaatcaagtttatcgtaaataagttttaaaatcatatcaaacattagattatctttattttacacacctaaatttctttaaccttctaaaattttcaaatattctatccaaatcatcattcccataactctttgttaagtcttacttatataattcacatagaattattttcaaatacgttttccattcataattttatcattgGGAGAAATGCAAGctgaattgggaaaaaaattgcaatttttagGAGTGGAAAGGGacgaaattcggacccaaaatgggccttaaaaaatcactggacAGGTATTTACatctgtcagttccaggggctagTCAATAGTACCATCCCCTGACAGGTATTTATatctgtcagttccaggggctagTCAATAGTACCATCCCCTGACAGGTATTTACACATCTGTCAGTTCAATAGCACCAAACATaccaggaagggagaaaatgcaacttATCAGACCAGGATTCCAACCTGGGCTTCCTGACTCTGAATCTGTAGTTAAGTGTTCCATCAACTGAATCATCTGACACCCACAGAATCATTGTGACCATTGTGTTTCCACATTTAGTAGATGTACCAACCTTTTATCTACAATCTTCATCAGTCTGGCAGCATACTTTTTGACGCCAAAGATGACCCCCAGGGCTGTGTTGTATACCACATTCACTTTATCTCTCACTCCAGTCTATAATAGGAACACACCGAGAATTATTACCTCATCTAATGAGTTTATCTGGAGAATTAGTAGCATTGTTTTGAATAACATGCATttcaataaaattgttttattgaagGCTTTTGTGTTTCACATTATTATGCAACTGTACATGgaattattttctaattttggTGGCAAGGAAAAATTTGCTAGTTTTGACCAATTTGATATAGTtgtcatactacatgtataatcagtGAAGTCATGTCTGAGAGCTAGCTTTACTGCTGTAAATAATAAGAGGTAGCTCTACTGGTGCattataaacaagaggtactgtgagcaatgctcactaagaataccccccacttaccccaatatcccaaagggtgttgttaataggtataaatgacctctttcctgagtgtaaaaatatgttatgcctttgtagaagaaaatggaagatatagtccgaacacaaattcatggtataaacctataattttgaccttgagatcaaaggtcaaggtcataaagaggtcatgaatgtacatgacacatagtctcatggtgatacacccatgtcttatggtatgactatgtcaaaaccctataatcaattttgaccttgtggtcaaagttcaaagtcatATTGAGGTCATGATAGTACCCGACatattgtctcatggtgatacacccatgtgtcaaatatggtatgcctatgtcaaagaacaaagaagtcatggcacTGACACGGATCTATTgtaaaaaactttaattttgaccttgagatcaaaggtcaaggtcataaagaggtcatgaatgtacatgacacatagtctcatggtgatacacccatgtcttatggtatgactatgtcaaaaccctataatcaattttgaccttgtggtcaaagttcaaggtcatatagaggtcatgaatctacttgacacatcgtcttgtggtgatccacctgtgtgccaaatatggtatgcctatgtcaaagaacaaagaagttatggcccagacatGAATCtgcagatggacggacggatggacagacggacagacagagtgattcctatatacccccctgaacttcggtcggggggtataataatgagCGGTAGCTCTACTGGTGCAATGTAAACATACACTATCTTTATTAATACAAAATGAAGTTTAACCAATATATCAGTTAATTCAATCACAGAGAAAACATTAGCAATCATATTggatttaaaattattttctagACTACAGAGGAATGAAAACTTGCAGGTAATTTAAAATGCCTGACCTGTCTGAACTGTTCCTCTGCCAGATACATGATTTTCTGGGGTGCCCCAGCACATTTGATGGGAGTGTTGGGGAAAGTAAAAATAGCATTCCCACTTGTCGTGTTTTTAATGGCTGGGTATGTTTTTGGTACTGTCCAGGGGGCGTAGTTTGATACAACCTGAGGGTCGTTCTTCAGGGCTTCAAGAGCTCCCGGTATCTGGAATTACAGAGTAAAATGGAATTGAGGGTTTTAAAGTtgcaagagttatttccctcgGTTGGCCAATTTGTGGAATAAAGTACAAGATTTACATCCAAACATGACTTTgctattaaaaattttaaaatatatatatatattatatcagaCAAAAGGTGATCTGGATCAGAAAAATTCACTTAAGGTGAGCTTAAAACTATATGTTGCCCCAAACTCTCTGATaacgggggcataaaaaagatgtttgaatatcaattttacaAATTATCATTCTGATAAGATCTTGTTTATCAATTCCTATGTACAACTATGAACCCATTTTGTGCCCTGTCATTGCACTGGGGCTCATAGTTTGAAAAATCttcaatgtacaatgtatgaggatgctttcataaaaatatgaagCAATCACTTACCAGGTTAAAGTTCAACTGCATTCCCATACTCACAACCATATAGTCATACTTAATCTGAAATAAATCAATGGTTGAGAGTTAAGTCGGAATTCAtcagaagaatatttttaacatGTTGTGTATtaattttggaaataaaaattgttttcacAAGAAGtatgattaaaatattttttagcaTTTTTGATTACAAAACTTCAAATTCACACGAGTCTATGCCGGATAGACTTCAATATCTCATAGACATAGGCATGATGGATGAAACAAGAGCCCCACGGGCCACATTGTACACCTGAGTctccttggcccatatctaaagattttccccacatattcacatgtaaaactttgatccctattgtgactccAATCTACCCCCTGGaggcatgatttttacaaatatgaatctgcactatgtcaggaagctttcacgtaaatgtaaacttttctggcccagtgattcttgagaagaagattcttaaatgacccaaccATATTCAAGCATTTTTGTGatgatctcccctttgaaggggggcatagcccttcatttgaacaaacttgaaagctcttcactcaaggatgttttttgccaaatttggttgaaattggcatagtggttctagagaagtcgaaaatgtgaagtttacagacagaaggacagacgatggacagcaggtgatcagaaaagctcacttgagctttcagctcaggtgagttaaaaagaGAATGAAATTACTTTCTGTCCATCACTGGTAGTAACGGTGTTGTCATCTGGGTCAAAGTTCAAGACCTTTGCCTTTATCCAATCACATTCTTTAGGAAGTACATCCTTTGTGGACCTCACTGTCTCTTCAAATTTCCTGACTCCACCTCCTACCAGAGTCCACAAGGGCTGATAGTAATGAACCTGTAAGTAAAACACGAATCATACACTGGTAAACAAGCATGAATCATACACTGGTAAACAAGCATGAATCATACACTCAGTCTGATAAACAAGCATGTATCATACACTCAGTCTGGTAAACAAGCATGAATCATACACTGGTAAACAAGCATGAATCATACACTCAGTCTGGTAAACAAGCATGAATCATACACTGGTAAACAAGCATGAATCATACACTCAGTCTGGTAAACAAGCATGAATCATACACTCAGTCTGGTAAACAAGCATGAATCATACACTGGTAAACAAGCATGAATCATACACTCAGTCTGGTAAACAAGCATGAATCATACACTCAGTCTGGTAAACAAGCATGTATCATACACTCAGTCTGGTAAACAAGCATGTATCATACACTGGTAAACAAGCATGAATCATACAATGGTAAACAAGCATGAATCATACACTCAGTCTGGTAAACAAGCATGAATCATTCACTCAGTCTGGTAAACAAGCATGAATCATTCACTCAGTCTGGTAAACAAGCATGAATCATACACTCAGTCTGGTAAACAAGCACGAATCATTCACTCAGTCTGGTAAACAAGCATGAATCATTCACTCAGTCTGGTAAACAAGCATGAATCATTCACTCAGTCTGGTAAACAAGCATGAATCATACAATGGTAAACAAGCATGAATCATACActcagtgctcccactggaccagaattccctttcgccactttttcggggagcggcgcggcacaaataatcacatgctttacaattatttccatcatattatatattattttattcattacacttattttagcattttgaatcagttacattacttaatcatatccagctaccatacctaaacacttctttctgaaataataagaagttgatttgtttgataaattctattatggaaatcaaaattcggataataaatcataaaaatataaacttcatgatgctacacccctcagtgaaaacattgtgtacattgcccgaaatgcagatgtcacaaaacatcaaacCCAATTTaaagtcgtatctcaaccattccctattaaatttccgtttttgtatggaagattttgcaatttggacagaatcagatgtttgagcaggtggggttgactgtaaagccaaacatagttattttttaattttagactgactagggtcagaagctacaagtttagtgtcaaaatagaatggggtgcatagtcttaggagattagcatttttatagtgttgcgcaccgaacttcaaagaaaattatttattaaaattgctatgtccatatcaataGTGACCGACCGCataattgtttatgaaatattcgaactaaaatcaaacacatcaaaatcttgtaatcaacgagtttggccgcaaaaacaaacaattgatgtattcatatatacattatacacaataatacggccaatttaattaccggttcgttctctggttaagaattgacattaatgtggagatgataacacgataatgaataagactttaaatgttaaacaattgacgaCAGCAGGGTgaacagctgtccgatgtactttattacataatcaccgacttttttgcagccataaattacctgaggctgtgaccagctctgtATGCACTGGAGCGAAGCaagatttccggtcgcacgcgttgactgaataaacagattttgactgcataaacaaacaggcgataatgtgtcactgacaaaggatttaaaatacaatttattgcaaaaagggattttcgccactttcaattttttttcgccatttttgaaaataattcgccattggcgaaaatggcgaagcccagctcgagcactgcaTACACTCAGTCTGGTAAACAAGCATGAATCATACACTCAGTCTGGTAAACAAGCATGAATCATACACTCAGTCTGGTAAACAAGCATGAATCATACACTGTTGTAGGAGAGAGAGAtgtaaaattgaaagaaaaatacatttagAGGGATTTCTCCAATTGACTTGGGTAAAGTCACTACAGATTTTGTTGTAAATGTCATGGGATAAAgtttattcattattataattgatatttgtatttctgACAAATTGACTTTCATTCTTTCAtataatattcattcattcatcgTGTGAGAGTTAATTCCCTTTGATTGTGGTTACTATTATTGGAAGGTGAGTGAGTGTGTAACTTTTAATATCATGCATCAGATTTTACTCAAGAGACAGACATGAATATAACATGTTGCTTTACAGCATTAAATTCATTCAGTACAAACTAAAATCTTCTGGATTTTTCTAAGCTGTCTCACATGATTATCGTGCGTGCGTATATGCGTGTACTATAATTCAAATAAACAgatacagggctcgaaattaacatatgtccgtcagtctgtgactggctaaaagtctggcggactgactgacatttgttttagtgcagtctgatgggactggttaaaTTTCTAAaccatcattttggaaaatatacttaatatgaaatttcatacacatttggcatgcttcgatctgtttAATCAATcggacgaatctgattcgtaaatataaatcccacatttaagtgttacaatattgtctaaggcataatgagttaaatttcattttaatgatatcaacaaaatacatttgattatttctggaaaactctgttggactggtaattttttctgcggactggttaaagttataccccatcagtccggctggactggtgacataaaaagttagcttcaagccctgagaTATATAACTTCATCCATTATTTTTGGAGTCTTCCTGAAATCGAGGGAAATCATTAGTTATATACAGTCATATTTATCCCTCAACAAAGTCACCCACCTTGGGACCAATTGTCGAGGGATAGATAGGtggtatatataataattttccgAGTTCGGGAAGACTCCAAATGCAATGGATGAAGCTAGCTATCTGTTTATTTCACACTGATAAATATGCTAGGGACTCTCAGAAGGAAGACTGAATTTAGAACAGTGCTTGTCCTGTGAATATCCTCTGATAGTCAGTCAGTGTTCTAGAAATGTGGGCCGAAATGATTCAccaattgaaaatatttatactATTCAATATAAATGCTCGATTCAGTGCCTCTCAAGAGTCAATACGTTATTATAAACCGGTTCACTAAAATACATCAGGATTGACCTGTATTTATTATTCTTACCTGCATTAGGGACAAAATGACATTGAATAACGTTCAGACTATTGTTTGCCTCGAGtctgatgaaaataataatgtactttatcagtttaaagggactggttcacgatttttgaacaaaatattttttattttttatgtgaaacattatgaatataactcatttaatgttgacagccaacattttgaccttctgaatgcaaaaataaaagcaatattttagccataaatctgtgttatgtaaacaaagactcgagtcttttcatgtatacaaacacacCAATGAAATGTtagttttgtaatataaagcatctaaattttgcagtcacaaattttaacttttagatgacacattttacctgaagaatgcttgaaatgtaaaagatataataaacttagatcgataaccatttcttttgaaaatttcgtaaacaaaaacataccgcaatctttgtttacaaaacaaaaaatgaactctctaaaatgagcttctgtgataatgtataaccttaatttttgtgtgaaatcttttaaacacattagacagtagattctgatcatcaaaagtgaaaaataaaattttgggggaaatcgtgaatcagtccctttaaactaCAGAGCGAACAGGCATATGTTACCATTTGGCAGTTTGAAAACACTTTACTTTTATAATTATGAGTAATTAAATTTTTCCTCAATGTTATTATTGATTCTTCTGTAAAATGTATTGTACGTATTAAAGTATTTAActgtggcataagtattgcaatatctATCATATTGTGAATGCATGGGCATATATCATTGCAGCCCTACTAGAAGTTTGTAATCATTACTACAATTTTTTCAAGGTATCTAtctcattacaccaaaattttatgtaatggCTCATTAAAACACTCCTTAAGAAGTTTTAAGTGTTTTGAGctacacttcccctatagcaagatattctcgctaaaacgcaattatccctctttagcgagaaataaacattaccataaacaggtgttttggcgtcttaattgaaaataatggcaaatcctgtgcaacgctgaataagtgcgacacccactcaacatgatgcgaattgtttatatgaaattgacaacatagtcatgaaattgcatatcaaagttgctgcgtaagagggaagcagtctgaaatccaatacacatcgtgagtgtttttgttttgattcatatatttgcagaagtatcagacattttagcactttttcttcttttcatgtgaatcacgaaaagatgtactccgcgggtgtttttctcggttgtacgggatatagttattctcgctagagagggataatcgcgttttagtgagaatatctcgctataggggaagtgttcccaacctgctTAACTGCATACAAAttatctataaacaaaatattaggAATTCGAAACTAGGTCTTTGGACTTGGTGCTGTAAATAACTACATTTCAAGCTAGCAATCTCTCAGAGGCTCCacaaagtgaagcttgcgtagagcgccctctggtgagagatcgTTCAAACTAGATGTCTAGAATCTACCAGCTTCTGCGAATTCCCGAGGCTCTGCCCCCCTCCCCCGGCTTCACCATGAACTAGTTAAGGGTCTTAAGGTGGCTCCAAATTCCCTGACTCTTAGAAACTTAGCTTTAGGGAGCCCACATCAAATCCCTCTTAGCTTACTTATAATCAATAATGCCCCCGTCAAatatacgtacatgtagatGAACCAGCAATCAATAGTcaatacaggtaaatatttaGATAAACTAAGTTTCAGTTTCAACAGAATTACATTTGCATGATAAATCTTAATCATAATCACCGGCTGTTACATGCAGCCGCGTGAAGGTCCTggatctactttcatttcttcaTTAATTACTTATTGATTGCTTTCTTCAAGTTGCACGTCATGCtcaaacataaataaaattacctCAGAGGGTTCAATTACAGCCACTTGTCCTTTCCCAAGACGACGACAGAAGCGTGATGCGGTGCTACAGCCTCCTGCCCCACCTCCCACCACAACGAGTTTGTACGACTTTTGATCCGCCCTTCGGGAAGTCGAAAACGTGCGGCTTGAGTATGAAATGCACGCCCCTCTTCCATGATGCACGAGAATTCTTACCGACTGCATTCTCTTTCGTCAAAATTATCTACCTGCACTTAATGTCAACTACTGTATTGGGCTGTAAACTAGAAAGTAGGGCCAATGTCGCAGAAACGCATTAGTCGTTGCAACACAGCTGCGACCTTCACCTTTCCTATGTCTCATGAAGATTACGTAAGTAAGACTGATTTTGATTGGTCAGCACTTGTCCCCGTTAAATATTTGCGTCGTCGAGCTACACGTTTCAAGATCATTGTTTGTCTTCGTGTTTAATTATGCGTGTACGGGAATAACCGTATAATGTCAGGTAAATAAAAATAGTTCCCAGAGAACCGCTTTTACGCATGTCGCACCGCGTTCATCACGTTCCAAAAACAAAGTTCATCACGTTTCAAGTGGAAAGAACAaaagaaacaacaaaaaaaaaacaaaacaaaaaacaaaaaaaaaaaaaaaaaaaaaaaacaaaaacaaaaaaaaaacaacaacacccccTGCCCTGAAAAAAAGGGAAGAAAATATAGCCACTGCATCCGCAGATTGATTACGTTTTCTCAGAGGATACACTATGTCACGTCATTTTTTTTGCGGGGAGGGGTGGGAGGGGGGTCCATCTCCAACGGGAAGTGCATAAAAGTAGGTAGGCCTAAAACGTGTT
This genomic interval carries:
- the LOC125661551 gene encoding sulfide:quinone oxidoreductase, mitochondrial-like, producing MQSVRILVHHGRGACISYSSRTFSTSRRADQKSYKLVVVGGGAGGCSTASRFCRRLGKGQVAVIEPSEVHYYQPLWTLVGGGVRKFEETVRSTKDVLPKECDWIKAKVLNFDPDDNTVTTSDGQKIKYDYMVVSMGMQLNFNLIPGALEALKNDPQVVSNYAPWTVPKTYPAIKNTTSGNAIFTFPNTPIKCAGAPQKIMYLAEEQFRQTGVRDKVNVVYNTALGVIFGVKKYAARLMKIVDKRNIKVNYKRNLIEVKSDKKEAVFENLDTGEKETFTYSMLHLTPPMSAPDELRQCKKLVNEAGFLEVNNETLQSTRYPNIFSIGDCNSAPTSKTAAAVATQGGVVQKNLCALMDGKPMLKKYDGYTSCPLITSRGRCILAEFDYNGNPLETFPIDQGKERWTMYHLKNDVLPFMYWNALLTGHWNGPGFYRKAMRLGLSDGSVKQ